TTCCAATCCAGATACAAGGAGAAAATTTTTCCAAAATGAGTTCTCGCGTAAAAACTGTATTGCACGCATTGCAGTTGCAAGACAAGACAAATAAACGTGTTAATGAACTTTCCGGCGGCGAAAAACAACGAGTTTCAATGGCAAGGGCACTTATTGGAAAACCAGACATACTGCTCCTGGATGAACCGCTGGGCAACCTCGATAAAGATACTGCTGCAATTGTATTTAAATACATTACGGCTATGAATGAAGAAGGTACTACTATCATTATGGCGACTCATCATGCTGTTCAAGTAGACAGCCGCCCGCTAAAGATGATAAAGCTCCGCCGTGGAAGGCTTGCGCAGAAAGAATATGTATAGACTTGTACACATATTAAGACAATTTTTTTTAATTCTAAAAGAGAGTAAAAAAGCGATATTTATTTCGATAATCTTTCTTTTAGTAGGACTTATCACATTAGGGAGTAGTTATATTGTGGGCAGAAAACTCTTTAGAACCTCTCTTACATTAAAAGACACAATATCCATCACGGTATTTTTTAAATTAGATAATACTGAGGAAGAAACAAATAAATGTCTTAATGTGATAAAAGAAATTGATGGCATAAAAAATGTAACATATATCCAAAAAGAACAAGCAAAGGAAGATTTTGAAAGATTGTTCCCACAATACAAGGACGTTATTGCCGCTCTCCCTGAAAATCCGCTTCCTTCAACTGCAAAAGTAGAGATAGACGATCTTTCAATGGGTAAAAAAATCGTGGATATCATTTCTACATTTCCTGTTGTAGACATGGTAATTTTTTCAGAAGATTTAGCAAAAAAAATTGATAAATTAATTAATCTCGTATGGTTTTTATTTATTTCAATTTTACTGGTGGTAGCATTAGAATTTATCTTTACTGTCCAGAGCATTACTTCACTTACGATTGACTTAAGAAAAATGGATATAAAAGTCATGAAACTCGTTGGAGCTGACAATGTATTCATAGAAATACCATTTATCCTTTTATCGCTTTTTTCAGCATTTGTAGCCTGGTCTATTTCAATTTTTGTGCTACAAAAAATAAATGGCTGGAGCAGTGGTATCGTTCAAAATTTGTTACCTTTCTCTGGTA
This region of Caldisericota bacterium genomic DNA includes:
- a CDS encoding ATP-binding cassette domain-containing protein produces the protein MIEIKEAVKTFENGVTALSKINLRIEEGDFLYMTGESGAGKTTLLKLIHCDEFLTSGKILYNGAPILAQFSLHLWRRKVGFAYQDYMLMENRTVFENITLPIQIQGENFSKMSSRVKTVLHALQLQDKTNKRVNELSGGEKQRVSMARALIGKPDILLLDEPLGNLDKDTAAIVFKYITAMNEEGTTIIMATHHAVQVDSRPLKMIKLRRGRLAQKEYV
- a CDS encoding permease-like cell division protein FtsX; amino-acid sequence: MGRKLFRTSLTLKDTISITVFFKLDNTEEETNKCLNVIKEIDGIKNVTYIQKEQAKEDFERLFPQYKDVIAALPENPLPSTAKVEIDDLSMGKKIVDIISTFPVVDMVIFSEDLAKKIDKLINLVWFLFISILLVVALEFIFTVQSITSLTIDLRKMDIKVMKLVGADNVFIEIPFILLSLFSAFVAWSISIFVLQKINGWSSGIVQNLLPFSGKISDVNTVQIYSVLLVFSVAMSLIGSVISLRRVK